In Leishmania donovani BPK282A1 complete genome, chromosome 28, one DNA window encodes the following:
- a CDS encoding 40S ribosomal protein S17, putative, with translation MGKIRTKTVKRASRQVVEKYYSKLNFDFYQNKRVIMDVTIAESKKLKNKIAGYTTHIMKRLARGPVRGISLKLQEEERERRMDHAPATSDVDKAIQSGVSVDKRTMQMLQRLEIGVPRRVKRADAAVAKVKAAPRRRQQKSSK, from the coding sequence ATGGGCAAAATCCGCACCAAGACCGTGAAGCGTGCCTCCCGCCAGGTGGTGGAGAAGTACTACTCGAAGCTGAACTTCGACTTCTACCAGAACAAGCGCGTCATCATGGACGTGACGATTGCGGAGTCTAAGAAGCTGAAGAACAAGATCGCCGGGTACACGACTCACATCATGAAGCGCCTGGCCCGCGGCCCCGTGCGCGGCATCTCGCtgaagctgcaggaggaggagcgcgagcgccgcatGGACCACGCCCCCGCGACGTCCGACGTGGACAAGGCGATCCAGTCTGGCGTGAGCGTGGACAAGAGGACGATGCagatgctgcagcgcctggagatcggcgtgccgcgccgcgtgaagcgcgccgatgccgccgtggcgaaggtgaaggcggctccgcgccgccgccagcagaaGAGCTCCAAGTAG
- a CDS encoding splicing factor 3B subunit 1, putative: MGSSGVTAGGGTPLFASGSTPRMGGVTPMFTGATPAAGATFGATPNYQYEGGTPLQSHFASSVETQSITTAAIEAKAKALEKEWNRKNKRLTSEYLDSILPREFFTVAAVPADYNPLPPEEPNFYEIAVRTMDVFSMQAGAAAAVTAGLDANGQPIKYDIPEDMGDGMPTMKVEDAAVFVELLKYHKAEKIPDEHLPSYLLMKNLFKIKNGDTMQRRAGTRYLLDKATIFGSHFIFQRLSYIWSSDILNIEEKHYFIDFIKSLLQQMGKGARQFTKEVIHLVEPLLTAHERILRDDGKQVLTLLTRVVGFQAVFAVIREDFGHAESIVRRHTARVMAVVGYAAGTEEVTAALRDMSYAPSALARQTVVRSMAELAKMVGHALIAALPEMVAMLERLLRDEKRVQRDAALAVAAIAEATAPDGIEELAPLVDVICEECMKGIGSMASPFIQAFGALVPLMSPYDAQARTAAMMPNLVNQFSTPEDEFRRVLISVVRKCVLAEGVTPQFIRQTILEPFFEGFWRVRRLAAERQTSGSLVATTVEIAKKLGSVDVLVKLSPDMKDESEEYQRMVLTAIKKVVDATGMDAAPDTLVTFVLDGAIAAVRQDELGTSKLVMNVLATICNALAARLRPYLKQVFDLIKRRRENREASMRAQTADLVSRIAHTVMLADGAVFLQDLGLSLYERLEDPDARALSANLRAVRSILGELGSRRFKPSVRELLKRLTFVIKSRNSHVQNGAIALIEDIATNYDTDVDAIHLHQLATRGLFELLDSPQRATRHACARTFGVIAKKIRPFAIILELVDNFRQDKRQIRICTAVALSAIAKECGPFTIIPYLLNEYKISEGKQVAVIVQHSVLKAIRYIFEAIGSIGKEYVYPMIPLLERALTETNIQMRRMAVEACRAILLSVAGNDGFEDIALHLLNFVHPNIVELLAKNEVKIGEERLKMVTAVVSYYEAARVVIEPGKLLQYLLQGLFHPARKVRDIYRRTYNLIYVGSPERLVPYYPRIENDASHTYVRHELEVLL; this comes from the coding sequence atgggcagcagcggcgtcacagctggcggcggcacgcccCTCTTCGCCAGCGGCAGTACCCCGCGCATGGGCGGGGTCACCCCTATGTTCACCGGCGCGACCCCGGCCGCCGGGGCAACCTTCGGCGCCACCCCGAACTACCAGTACGAGGGCGGGACACCGCTGCAGTCGCacttcgcctcctccgtcgagACGCAGTCCatcacgacggcggccatcgAAGCCAAGGCGAAGGCGTTGGAGAAGGAGTGGAACCGCAAGAACAAGCGGCTCACAAGCGAGTACCTGGACAGCATCTTGCCCAGAGAGTTCTtcacggtggcggcggtgccagctGACTACaacccgctgccgccggaggAACCGAACTTCTACGAAATCGCCGTGCGCACCATGGACGTGTTTTCGATGCaggccggcgcagcggcggcagtgacggcCGGCCTGGACGCGAACGGGCAGCCCATCAAGTACGACATCCCGGAGGACATGGGTGACGGCATGCCCACCATGAAGGTCGAGGACGCCGCCGTGTTCGTCGAGCTGCTCAAGTACCACAAGGCAGAGAAGATCCCTGATGAGCATCTGCCTTCCTACCTCCTTATGAAGAACCTCTTCAAGATCAAGAACGGCGACacgatgcagcgccgcgccggcacGCGCTACCTCCTCGACAAGGCAACGATCTTTGGCAGCCACTTTATCTTCCAGCGCCTCAGCTACATCTGGAGCTCGGATATCCTCAACATTGAGGAGAAGCACTACTTCATCGACTTCATcaagtcgctgctgcagcagatggGCAAAGGCGCTCGGCAGTTCACCAAGGAGGTGATTCACCTGGTGGAGCCGCTGCTTACGGCGCACGAGCGCATTCTGCGGGACGACGGCAAGCAGGTGCTCACCTTGCTGACACGGGTTGTGGGGTTTCAGGCGGTGTTTGCGGTGATTCGCGAGGACTTTGGCCACGCCGAGAGCATTGTGCGTCGTCACACGGCTCGTGTCATGGCAGTGGTCGGGTATGCGGCCGGCACCGAGGaagtgacggcggcgctgcgtgacATGTCCTACGCCCCGTCGGCGCTTGCTCGCCAGACGGTCGTGCGCTCgatggcggagctggcgaagaTGGTGGGGCACGCGTTGatagcggcgctgccggagaTGGTGGCAATGCTGGAGCGTCTGCTGCGCGACGagaagcgcgtgcagcgggaTGCGGccctggcggtggcggcgattgccgaggcgacggcgccggacGGCATTGAGGAGCTGGCACCGCTGGTCGACGTCATCTGCGAGGAGTGCATGAAGGGGATCGGCAGCATGGCGTCGCCCTTCATCCAAGCCTTCGGTGCCTTGGTTCCGCTTATGTCCCCCTACGACGCGCAGGCtcgcacggcggcgatgatgccCAATCTCGTCAACCAGTTCAGCACACCGGAGGACGAGTTCCGCCGCGTTCTCATATCTGTCGTGCGCAAGTGCGTGTTGGCGGAGGGCGTGACGCCGCAGTTCATTCGGCAGACAATCCTAGAGCCGTTCTTTGAGGGCTtctggcgtgtgcgtcgccTTGCCGCGGAGCGCCAAACATCAGGAAGTCTTGTAGCGACGACGGTGGAGATTGCGAAGAAGCTGGGAAGCGTTGATGTGCTCGTGAAGTTATCACCAGACATGAAGGACGAGAGCGAGGAGTACCAGCGCATGGTGCTGACGGCCATCAAGAAGGTCGTGGACGCCACCGGCATGGATGCGGCCCCCGACACGCTCGTCACCTtcgtcctcgacggcgccatAGCCGCCGTGCGCCAGGATGAGCTCGGCACGAGCAAGTTGGTCATGAATGTGCTTGCGACTATCTGCAACGCACTGGCGGCGCGGTTGCGGCCGTACCTGAAGCAGGTGTTCGACCTCAtcaagcggcgccgcgagaATCGCGAGGCTTCGATGCGAGCGCAGACGGCCGACCTCGTCTCGCGCATTGCTCACACCGTCATGCTggcggacggcgccgtgTTCCTGCAGGACCTGGGGCTGAGCCTGTACGAGCGGCTCGAGGACCCGGATGCGCGGGCGCTGAGCGCGAACTTGCGCGCGGTACGCTCCATCTTAGGCGAGCTGGGCTCCCGCCGCTTCAAGCCCTCGGTGCGCGAGCTTCTGAAGCGGCTCACCTTCGTCATCAAGAGCCGCAACAGCCACGTGCAGAACGGCGCCATTGCCCTGATCGAGGACATTGCGACCAACTACGACACGGATGTCGACGCGATTCACCTGCACCAGCTGGCGACCCGTGGACTCTTCGAGCTGCTCGACTCCCCGCAGCGGGCGACGcgacacgcgtgcgcgcgcacctttGGCGTCATCGCCAAGAAAATTCGCCCCTTCGCCATCATCCTCGAGCTGGTCGACAACTTTCGCCAAGACAAGCGGCAGATTCGCATCTGCACGGCCGTGGCCCTGAGCGCCATCGCGAAGGAGTGCGGCCCCTTCACCATCATTCCCTACCTCCTGAACGAGTACAAGATCAGCGAGGGGAAGCAGGTGGCGGTCATTGTGCAGCACTCGGTGCTCAAGGCGATCCGGTATATTTTCGAGGCCATCGGTTCGATCGGCAAGGAGTACGTCTATCCAATGAtcccgctgctggagcgcgccTTGACGGAGACGAACATACAGATGCGACGCATGGCCGTGGAGGCCTGCCGCGCCATTCTGCTCTCCGTGGCCGGCAACGACGGCTTTGAGGACATcgcgctgcacctgctgAATTTTGTCCACCCGAACAttgtggagctgctggctAAGAATGAGGTCAAGATCGGCGAGGAGCGCCTCAAGATGGTGACGGCCGTCGTGAGCTACtacgaggcggcgcgggtggTGATCGAGCCGGggaagctgctgcagtacCTCTTGCAGGGCCTGTTCCACCCAGCGCGCAAGGTGCGCGACATCTACCGGCGAACTTACAACCTGATCTACGTCGGCAGCCCAGAGCGCCTCGTCCCGTACTACCCACGCATTGAGAACGACGCCTCACATACGTACGTGCGCCATGAGCTGGAAGTGCTTCTCTAA
- a CDS encoding leucine rich repeat protein, putative gives MLTPIHGVMDLSFAPGKDQELSDLPFERSMLQELAPEEVRELNVTHAQMLSLTSTPGALINDVLRYVTVLRAAHNHVSSLHGIEAFGSLEVLDLSHNCLRVVDAHGASLLRTLKQLRTVDFSYNNMNLLDLNVSAGAPSSRLSGLSAGATPAFSTSGPSGGSGRLSFSVADPSDGLLSLTAINLSHNAFIDLPDLRSAPHLQVLNMGHNKLDALAELDTRLPLLSLHSLALHSNQLRTATVLLPLCALAATLKHTQVFRNPFTLAQSRPKTTIRNTTNSRRANLPEGALDESMWWRPFLLWLCPLLVTVDQAEFTASERRVAAIMLFRENGSLSKSRMEYMNPQRKDDLEAYLRRNSELATPPHDAMAIIDNIERQEESLQEYSGVAWDGDAEGAGQMVVPTYRMNPSGIRGEAAAPRSANGTLSTSPNTYPDPAPLEVVGSTLPGATPMAQFSRGAGGAASRSSSGARVVVVAPEALFTVSPSSSGVLNTNRNRQRVHPASMTSFVRALQRKLRSIEEVVAVLWHADLSRRTRAAIVIQRVMRGALARMHLSEEDAESCRFIRYQLQQATAASAAQAAHVASGAAAQASGSGAGGNDSGSAATRGVSQRHPSLEPVADTGSNMQEVLVSMRSLQEVMSNMWADLEEYRAMADREQRRAAVLIQRYYRGYRARCEYGRALKHHRSLAPPPSSCAAACRCASETACLRKEVSELRSEVRELRALLQQTTRQQRLAAYDDPERAMDEIIRKHEQRSNADILAEPTYCPRSNGSSQSPSDMPSLIERAVGGSASAEKAADDIDQDPCQPMTDDGDDDGTARTLETNDGQLSGSAALSHRGPVTMSQSPELTSPLDSMSSRQRASMQTTRITKLRPNSGSIVNARQIGKE, from the coding sequence ATGCTCACCCCGATCCATGGCGTGATGGACTTGTCCTTTGCCCCTGGCAAGGATCAAGAGCTGTCCGACCTGCCGTTTGAGAGATCGATGTtgcaggagctggcgccAGAGGAGGTGCGTGAGTTGAACGTGACGCATGCGCAGATGCTCAGCCTCACCTCTACCCCTGGCGCCCTTATCAACGATGTGCTGCGGTATGTCACGGTGCTACGCGCGGCGCACAACCATGTTAGCAGCCTTCACGGCATCGAGGCATTTGGCTCGCTTGAGGTGCTGGACCTCAGCCACAACTGCCTCCGGGTCGTGGATGCACATGGGGCATCGCTGCTCAGAacgctgaagcagctgcgcacggtGGATTTTTCGTATAACAACATGAACCTGCTCGATCTGAACGTCTCTGCCGGGGCGCCGTCCTCGCGGCTCTCCGGGCTAAGCGCCGGTGCGACGCCTGCGTTTTCCACGAGCGGCCCCAGTGGTGGCAGCGGGCGCCTGTCCTTCTCCGTTGCCGACCCATCCGACGGTTTGCTCTCTCTGACTGCTATAAACCTATCGCACAACGCGTTTATAGACCTGCCAGACCTGCGCAGTGCGCCGCACCTGCAGGTGCTGAACATGGGCCACAACAAGCTGGACGCCCTCGCCGAGCTCGACACTCgcctgccgcttctctcACTGCACTCACTCGCGCTGCACTCGAATCAGCTACGGACCGCtacggtgctgctgcccttgtgCGCCCTGGCGGCCACGCTCAAGCACACACAGGTCTTTCGCAACCCATTCACGCTTGCGCAAAGCCGTCCCAAGACAACCATTAGAAACACCACCAACAGCAGACGCGCCAACCTGCCGGAGGGTGCGCTGGATGAGTCGATGTGGTGGCGCCCCTTCCTGCTGTGGCTCTGCCCGCTGCTCGTCACTGTTGACCAGGCGGAGTTTACGGCGAGTGAGCGGCGAGTGGCGGCCATCATGCTGTTCCGAGAGAACGGCTCTCTCTCCAAGTCGCGTATGGAGTACATGAACCCGCAGCGGAAGGACGACCTGGAGGCGTACCTGCGGCGCAACAGCGAGCTCGCCACTCCCCCGCACGATGCTATGGCCATCATAGACAACATCGAGCGACAGGAGGAGAGCCTGCAGGAGTACTCGGGCGTCGCGTGGGACGGTGACGCTGAGGGGGCCGGACAGATGGTGGTGCCCACCTACCGCATGAACCCCTCCGGGATTCGCggggaggcagcagcgccccgtTCCGCCAACGGCACCCTGAGTACATCACCGAACACGTACCCTGATCCTGCACCACTAGAGGTTGTCGGGTCAACCCTTCCAGGGgcgacgccgatggcgcagttctcgcgcggcgccggtggggCGGCGAGCCGATCCTCGTCTGGCGCTCGTGTCGTGGTGGTTGCCCCGGAAGCACTGTTCACCGTGAGCCCTAGCTCCAGCGGCGTGCTAAACACAAACCGCAACCGCCAGCGCGTCCACCCCGCCTCCATGACGAGCTTCGTCCGGGCGCTGCAGAGGAAGCTGCGGTCAAtagaggaggtggtggcggtgctgtggCACGCTGACCTGTCGCGACGCACCAGGGCCGCCATTGTCATTCAACGCGTCATGCGCGGCGCGTTGGCGCGCATGCACCTATccgaggaggatgcggaGAGCTGTCGCTTCATTCGATACCAGCTGCAACAGGCGACTGCCGCCTCggctgcgcaggcggcgcacgtCGCCAGCGGAGCCGCAGCACAGGCGagtggcagtggcgctggcggcaaTGACAGTGGTAGTGCGGCAACGAGGGGCGTGAGCCAGCGTCACCCGTCGTTAGAGCCGGTAGCGGACACCGGCTCAAACATGCAGGAGGTTCTCGTCTCCATGCGTAGCCTGCAGGAGGTGATGAGCAACATGTGGGCCGATCTTGAGGAGTATCGCGCGATGGCGGAccgtgagcagcggcgcgctgctgtgctcaTTCAGCGATACTACCGCGGCTACCGTGCACGCTGTGAGTACGGGCGGGCTTTAAAGCATCACCGCTCACTGGCGCCACCTCCGtcgtcgtgcgccgccgcatgccGGTGCGCTTCGGAAACCGCCTGCCTGCGGAAGGAGGTGAGtgagctgcgcagcgaggTGAGGGAGCTTcgtgcgcttcttcagcagacgacgcgccagcagcgactggCCGCATACGACGACCCGGAGCGCGCAATGGACGAAATCATTCGCAAAcacgagcagcgcagcaacgcCGATATACTCGCTGAGCCGACGTACTGCCCGCGCTCAAACGGCAGCAGCCAATCTCCCAGCGACATGCCCAGCCTCATCGAGCGAGCagttggcggcagcgcgtcagcggagaaggcggcggacGACATCGACCAGGATCCATGCCAGCCGATGACggacgatggcgacgacgacggcaccgcgAGGACGCTGGAAACAAACGACGGCCAACTTTCGGGAAGCGCAGCGCTGTCACATAGGGGGCCGGTGACCATGTCACAATCCCCCGAGCTGACCTCTCCGCTTGACAGCATGTCTTCGAGACAACGTGCATCAATGCAGACGACGCGCATCACGAAGTTACGGCCGAACTCGGGGAGCATAGTAAACGCTAGGCAGATTGGCAAGGAGTAG